The Neurospora crassa OR74A linkage group IV, whole genome shotgun sequence genome has a segment encoding these proteins:
- a CDS encoding siroheme synthase, whose translation MTTGRADPNNFPEIQTGGSLLIAWQIKGKRVLLVGGGEVAATRLVHLLSADALVTLIAPAPLHPEVSFRLTQFPNSLTWIPRAFEPADLTDHPNDYSLILTAIDDPVASSQIYKLAHQLKIPANIADVPPECDFYFGSVHRDGPLQIMVSTNGKGPRLASTIRKLIAKALPKNAGRAIEQMGELRKKLREVAPAQEEGKRRMDWIKKVSDAYGWEEMGTMTGEDMANLLAWYRKEGGEDGLEVPTLDELRALRKEKKQDGAVEEVQKKVEELTVEDKA comes from the exons ATGACGACCGGACGAGCAGACCCAAACAACTTCCCCGAGATCCAGACGGGCGGCAGTCTGCTGATCGCATGGCAGATCAAGGGCAAACGAGTGCTCCTAGTGGGCGGTGGTGAG GTAGCAGCAACCCGTCTAGTCCACCTCCTCTCCGCCGACGCCCTCGTCACCCTCATCGCCCCGGCCCCCCTCCACCCCGAAGTCTCCTTCCGCCTCACCCAATTCCCCAACTCCCTAACCTGGATCCCCCGCGCCTTCGAGCCAGCCGACCTTACCGACCACCCCAACGACTACTCGTTGATCTTGACAGCCATCGACGACCCCGTCGCCTCTTCCCAAATCTACAAACTCGCCCACCAGCTCAAAATCCCCGCCAACATTGCCGATGTCCCTCCCGAATGCGACTTTTACTTTGGCTCTGTCCACCGGGATGGGCCCCTACAAATTATGGTCTCGACCAATGGAAAAGGCCCCAGGCTGGCATCGACGATTCGGAAACTGATCGCCAAGGCGTTGCCCAAGAACGCGGGGCGGGCCATTGAGCAGATGGGCGAGCTGCGCAAAAAGTTGCGCGAGGTGGCTCCTGcccaggaagaagggaagaggaggatggactGGATCAAAAAAGTTAGTGATGCGTACGGGTGGGAGGAAATGGGCACCATGACGGGGGAGGATATGGCGAATTTGTTGGCGTGGTATCgtaaagagggaggagaggatgggctGGAAGTGCCGACTTTGGACGAGTTGAGAGCTTtgcggaaggagaagaagcaggacGGTGCAGTGGAAGAGGTGCAaaagaaggtggaggagttgACGGTGGAAGACAAGGCCTAG
- a CDS encoding vacuolar segregation protein pep7, whose protein sequence is MSGRKLGGGRILGNGKGLAPPTAAAAAAASSSSPSPSTIAAIHRAASPYAPSDSSTVSFISPNSTRESISPSSSAPLPHIPQDLVSNVSLPGPSNGGAQSVGANDNRLVCPICQEEMVTLLQLNRHIDDVHQELPEETQDEVKSWFDKQVRKAKKFQPLNIINQTLRGLDVFESNETQPVLATSAIATAPGRPAEKAVDPEELVTRHHWQRPTGNDPCTDPTCTRKLGPFSGLVNCRKCGRLFCEEHTMYQMKLSRSANHEPVRGIWCRVCETCFKSREGYNDHWGTVRDHMAEFKAIRAKRVDRHKLEVQRLEKRLTKLTRLLAEMPPEEGSGLLALTGQKSQRKMIEQSVVSWEEDGAVTNCPFCKQEFGSWTFRRHHCRICGKVVCADPETACSTEVGLDVAHPTINTEKPPRIVTTTLDIRMCRDCKSTIFSHRDFAASIAHKPPDQRAYETLRQFERGIRMLMPSFQKALLALQPPNEDDYRQDKPPPTSAQVQEAAKIRKRLTDAFAKYDLAARRLRDMKTDSPTQLRLQQSVYAAASAFLHANLIPLKSVPRVLRSNSMQHQHRRLLNGSTSTLSPLRNGESAFSKDAETSSNAGASEASVVQSELDLEEKEAKERLVVLEEQMFMVQEMLKSARAQRRFEEVSALNRNVEELEAEIERAKEGVRGVEERMGALYIGG, encoded by the exons atgtcCGGGCGCAAGCTCGGAGGTGGGCGCATCTTGGGCAACGGCAAGGGCCTCGCCCCgcccacagcagcagcagcagcagcagcgtcgtcgtcatcgccgTCACCCTCAACCATCGCCGCCATCCATCGCGCCGCCAGCCCCTATGCGCCCTCCGACAGCAGCACCGTCTCCTTCATATCGCCCAATTCCACGCGCGAGTCCATCTCCCCGTCATCCTCCGCCCCGCTTCCTCATATTCCGCAAGACCTCGTGTCCAATGTCAGCTTGCCCGGTCCTTCCAATGGCGGCGCCCAATCCGTCGGCGCCAACGACAACCGACTCGTTTGCCCAATATGCCAAGAGGAAATGGTCACCCTGCTTCAATTGAACAGACACATCGACGACGTCCATCAAGAGTTGCCCGAAGAGACACAAGACGAAGTCAAGAGCTGGTTCGACAAACAGGTCCGCAAAGCAAAAAAGTTTCAGCCATtgaacatcatcaaccagaCCCTGCGCGGACTTGATGTTTTCGAATCCAACGAGACGCAACCTGTTCTCGCGACCAGCGCCATCGCCACCGCACCCGGACGACCCGCAGAAAAGGCAGTAGACCCAGAGGAACTAGTCACCCGACACCACTGGCAGAGACCAACGGGGAACGACCCCTGTACCGATCCGACATGTACAAGAAAGTTAGGGCCCTTTAGTGGGCTGGTCAACTGCCGGAAATGCGGCCGCCTGTTTTGCGAGGAACACACCATGTACCAGATGAAACTTTCGCGATCGGCCAACCACGAACCGGTACGAGGGATATGGTGTCGAGTGTGCGAGACTTGTTTCAAGAGTAGGGAGGGGTATAATGATCACTGGGGAACGGTGAGGGATCATATGGCCGAGTTCAAGGCAATACGGGCAAAGAGGGTGGACAGACACAAGCTGGAGGTACAGAGGCTAGAGAAAAGGTTAACAAAGCTGACGAGGTTGTTGGCTGAGATGCCGCCGGAGGAGGGGTCAGGATTATTGGCCTTGACGGGCCAGAAGAGCCAGAGGAAAATGATTGAGCAAAGTGTGGTCAGCTGGGAAGAGGATGGGGCGGTCACGAATTGTCCATTTTGCAAGCAGGAGTTTGGCAGCTGGACGTTTAGGAGACATCATTGTCGGATATGTGGGAAAGTGGTTTGCGCCGATCCGGAGACGGCTTGTTCGACAGAGGTTGGGTTGGATGTTGCGCATC CAACGATAAACACCGAAAAGCCGCCCAGaatcgtcaccaccaccctcgacATCCGCATGTGTCGCGACTGTAAATCAACCATTTTCTCTCATCGCGACTTCGCTGCTTCCATAGCACACAAACCACCAGATCAACGCGCCTACGAGACCCTGCGGCAGTTCGAGCGAGGCATCCGGATGCTGATGCCCTCCTTTCAAAAAGCCCTGCTTGCTCTTCAGCCCCCGAACGAAGACGACTATCGACAGGATAAACCCCCACCCACGTCTGCTCAAGTGCAGGAAGCCGCCAAGATCCGAAAACGACTGACAGATGCCTTTGCGAAATACGACCTTGCCGCGAGAAGGCTAAGAGACATGAAGACGGATAGCCCGACACAGTTGAGGTTGCAGCAGTCTGTGTATGCTGCCGCGTCGGCTTTCTTGCATGCTAACCTGATTCCTCTGAAGTCGGTGCCCCGAGTGTTGCGCAGTAACAGCatgcaacaccaacaccggcGCTTACTTAACGGGTCAACATCCACCCTCTCGCCCCTACGAAACGGGGAGTCTGCCTTCTCCAAAGACGCCGAAACATCCAGTAATGCCGGAGCAAGCGAAGCCAGTGTCGTCCAATCAGAACTGGACCtcgaggagaaagaggccAAGGAGAGGCTGGTGGTACTTGAGGAACAGATGTTCATGGTGCAGGAGATGTTGAAGAGCGCGAGAGCGCAGAGGCGGTTCGAGGAGGTTAGCGCATTGAATCGAAACGTGGAAGAGCTCGAGGCGGAGATTGAGAGGGCTAAAGAGGGGGTTAGAGGGGTTGAGGAGCGGATGGGTGCTCTGTACATTGGTGGATAA